The following proteins are co-located in the Planctomycetota bacterium genome:
- the rfaE2 gene encoding D-glycero-beta-D-manno-heptose 1-phosphate adenylyltransferase: MPTLIDLVHNMPGKRIVLVGDFMLDRYLYGNANRLSPEAPVPVLHFSREEQRLGGAGSVAADLAALGCGVHCVGVTGTDAAATELRRLLEDADANADDLVPDSSRPTTAKVRLVGRVSNRPGQMLRLDYEDAGPVSADVEDEIVRRAEGALADADALCLEDYAKGVLTPGVCRRLIEAARALGKPVLIDPACVEDFSIYRGATLLKLNRVETCKATGQPCETIEDFERSARDLLDRLDLEAVVVTADKDGAYLATKDGVARHLATKARDVSDVTGAGDMMLAGLAAARAAGADWASATALANVAAGLEVERFGAVPVTPQEIIAELLAEAHAAGGKVRELATLLPEIAQHKAAGKRIVFTNGCFDVLHLGHVQYFRFARQQGDVLVVGVNTDASISKLKGEKRPVVPEDDRVGVLEELESIDYLVKFGDDTPMRLIEAILPDVLVKGADYAEHEVVGHEVVKAHGGSVALAPLVDGRSTTNLIARVLDAYGSGPEKAHA, encoded by the coding sequence ATGCCCACGCTCATCGACCTCGTCCACAACATGCCCGGCAAGCGGATCGTGCTGGTCGGCGACTTCATGCTCGATCGGTATCTCTACGGCAACGCCAACCGGCTCTCGCCCGAGGCGCCTGTGCCGGTGCTGCACTTTTCGCGGGAGGAGCAGCGGCTCGGCGGGGCGGGATCGGTCGCGGCGGACCTGGCGGCGCTGGGCTGCGGGGTGCATTGCGTCGGCGTGACCGGCACCGATGCGGCCGCGACGGAACTGCGGCGGTTGCTCGAAGATGCCGACGCCAACGCGGACGATCTGGTTCCCGACAGTTCACGCCCGACGACGGCGAAGGTGCGGTTGGTCGGACGCGTGAGCAATCGCCCGGGCCAGATGTTGCGGCTGGACTACGAGGACGCCGGCCCGGTGTCGGCGGACGTGGAGGACGAGATCGTCCGCCGGGCCGAGGGTGCGCTGGCGGACGCCGATGCGCTGTGCCTGGAGGATTATGCGAAAGGCGTGCTGACGCCGGGCGTGTGTCGGCGGCTGATCGAGGCGGCCCGCGCGCTGGGCAAGCCGGTGCTGATCGACCCGGCCTGCGTGGAGGATTTTTCGATCTACCGAGGTGCGACACTGTTGAAGCTCAACCGCGTCGAGACGTGCAAGGCGACCGGCCAGCCATGTGAGACGATCGAGGACTTCGAACGCTCGGCCCGGGACTTGCTGGATCGGCTCGATCTCGAAGCGGTCGTCGTGACCGCCGACAAGGACGGGGCGTATCTCGCGACCAAGGACGGCGTCGCCCGGCACCTCGCGACCAAGGCACGCGACGTGTCGGACGTGACCGGCGCGGGCGACATGATGCTCGCGGGGTTGGCCGCGGCGCGGGCCGCGGGGGCGGACTGGGCATCGGCGACGGCGCTGGCCAACGTCGCGGCGGGGCTGGAAGTGGAGCGGTTCGGCGCGGTGCCGGTGACGCCGCAGGAGATCATCGCCGAGCTGCTCGCCGAAGCCCACGCGGCCGGCGGAAAGGTTCGCGAGCTTGCAACGCTGCTCCCCGAGATCGCCCAGCACAAAGCCGCCGGCAAACGCATCGTCTTCACCAACGGCTGCTTCGACGTGCTCCACCTCGGTCACGTGCAGTACTTCCGCTTCGCCCGCCAGCAGGGCGACGTACTCGTCGTCGGCGTGAACACCGACGCGAGCATCTCCAAGCTCAAGGGCGAGAAGCGCCCCGTCGTGCCTGAGGACGATCGCGTCGGTGTGCTCGAGGAACTGGAGTCGATCGACTATTTGGTGAAGTTCGGCGACGACACGCCGATGCGGCTCATCGAGGCGATCCTGCCGGATGTGCTGGTCAAGGGTGCGGACTATGCCGAGCACGAGGTCGTGGGCCACGAGGTGGTCAAAGCCCACGGCGGCAGCGTCGCGCTGGCCCCGCTGGTCGACGGGCGCAGCACGACGAACCTGATCGCCCGGGTGCTGGATGCGTACGGAAGCGGGCCTGAAAAAGCCCACGCCTAG
- a CDS encoding PilZ domain-containing protein, which translates to MASADRRKQRRRRTRMPGILHLSHWSGEVAMRDVSPEAVAFTCPQPAKPGDTATLKIGIGPNRQAVRLIVVRCDPAGDTHMIAAKFAGGADVDDTSAR; encoded by the coding sequence ATGGCCTCGGCCGACCGTCGCAAGCAACGCCGCCGTCGCACGAGGATGCCGGGCATTCTGCACTTGTCCCATTGGTCGGGCGAGGTGGCGATGCGGGATGTCTCGCCCGAGGCGGTGGCGTTCACCTGTCCGCAACCGGCAAAACCCGGCGACACCGCCACGCTCAAGATCGGCATCGGCCCCAACCGCCAGGCCGTTCGCCTCATCGTGGTCCGGTGCGACCCGGCCGGTGACACACACATGATCGCCGCCAAGTTCGCCGGCGGGGCCGACGTCGACGACACCTCAGCCAGGTAG
- a CDS encoding STAS domain-containing protein, producing MQQLDADSPIVNDVRWDDPTGSLLAKIDGEIDLHVSPGMREVLMGLVDGRPVKKLVLNLEGVPYMDSSAIAVLVELLQKLRANEGRIFLCNLHERVRGLLEIARLETIFELVDSEQNALGS from the coding sequence ATGCAGCAGCTGGACGCCGATAGCCCCATTGTCAATGACGTCCGCTGGGACGACCCGACCGGCAGCCTGCTGGCCAAGATCGACGGCGAAATCGACTTGCATGTTTCGCCGGGGATGCGTGAGGTCTTGATGGGTTTGGTCGACGGTCGTCCGGTGAAGAAGCTGGTGCTCAATCTCGAGGGCGTGCCCTACATGGACAGCAGCGCGATCGCGGTGCTGGTCGAGTTGCTCCAGAAGTTGCGTGCCAACGAGGGGCGGATTTTCTTGTGCAACCTGCACGAACGCGTGCGGGGTCTGTTGGAGATCGCTCGGCTCGAGACGATCTTCGAGCTCGTGGACAGCGAGCAAAACGCGTTAGGTTCTTGA
- a CDS encoding substrate-binding domain-containing protein, whose translation MSPQQHRPVVRHFLILIAHCSLLLALLAGCDEATDELVLYTSVDEPIARPIVERFTADTGIAVKLVTDTEASKSVGLAERLRAERDRPRADVWWGNEPFYTVGLAEDGLFRPIDIPADIHPSFVGTGNFWVGNGLRARVIGISDQMQIAQKPNFSSLAFAEGVVAARPTAGTTGGHVAFIYATLGQDAGDAYFSALRDNGITLVGGNGPAAQAVADGVATYALTDNDDVAHRTGIAAIIPNDTLYIPTTVALVAGRNDTDAAKLAAYLASAEVEAALANVDFTIASVRDQTTDVRYEDIARILRPAIARATGLLEGRDRSELPPVE comes from the coding sequence ATGAGTCCCCAGCAACACAGGCCGGTTGTACGCCACTTTCTGATTCTCATCGCTCACTGCTCGTTGCTCCTCGCGCTGCTTGCCGGGTGCGACGAAGCAACCGACGAGTTGGTGCTCTACACCTCCGTCGACGAGCCGATCGCTCGACCGATCGTCGAGCGGTTCACGGCTGACACGGGCATCGCGGTCAAGCTCGTCACCGACACCGAGGCAAGCAAATCGGTCGGGCTGGCCGAGCGCCTCCGTGCCGAGCGCGACCGACCCCGTGCCGACGTGTGGTGGGGCAACGAGCCGTTCTACACCGTCGGCCTCGCCGAGGACGGCCTTTTCCGCCCGATCGATATCCCCGCCGATATCCACCCGAGCTTCGTAGGCACCGGAAATTTCTGGGTCGGCAACGGCCTGCGGGCGCGGGTCATCGGCATCTCCGATCAGATGCAGATCGCCCAGAAACCCAACTTTTCATCCCTTGCATTTGCGGAAGGCGTCGTCGCCGCCCGACCCACGGCCGGGACCACCGGCGGACACGTCGCGTTCATCTACGCCACGCTCGGCCAAGACGCCGGCGACGCTTACTTCAGCGCCTTGCGGGACAATGGGATCACCCTCGTTGGCGGCAACGGCCCCGCCGCCCAGGCCGTCGCCGACGGCGTCGCGACCTACGCCCTGACCGACAACGATGACGTCGCCCACCGCACGGGCATCGCTGCCATCATCCCCAACGACACGTTGTACATCCCAACCACCGTCGCGCTGGTCGCCGGCCGGAACGATACCGACGCCGCCAAACTCGCGGCGTATCTCGCCTCCGCCGAAGTCGAAGCCGCGTTGGCCAACGTCGATTTCACCATCGCCTCGGTACGCGATCAGACGACCGACGTCCGCTACGAGGACATCGCCAGAATCCTCCGCCCCGCCATCGCCCGTGCCACCGGCCTCCTCGAAGGCCGCGACCGAAGCGAACTCCCACCGGTTGAGTAG
- a CDS encoding DUF6036 family nucleotidyltransferase: protein MPATADKPDLWDYVRQPGHLVASELYEVAAAAARHAPDYRERWLIHESLAAVERVLGKRYLAERIAHESHGAELKTIQAETFEEGGWPSLRTHVMAHDPNQMIRRMLDELGRGIRRPTQITVGGSSALLLSKLLVRSTEDVDVVDELPEAIRTEYDLLDRLADEYKIRMTHFASHYLPDCWANRVQSLGVFRKLSVRIVDPLDVLTGKFFTRRDKDFADIKACWDKIDQQRLRNRLATSTASYRENEELTSRATDRWAILTGEESLPG, encoded by the coding sequence ATGCCCGCCACCGCGGACAAGCCGGACTTGTGGGATTATGTGCGGCAGCCGGGTCACCTCGTGGCGAGCGAGTTGTACGAAGTCGCTGCAGCTGCCGCCAGACACGCTCCGGATTACCGCGAGCGTTGGCTGATTCACGAGTCACTCGCCGCGGTCGAGCGCGTTCTCGGCAAGAGATACCTTGCCGAGAGGATTGCACACGAATCCCACGGTGCCGAACTCAAGACCATTCAGGCGGAAACTTTTGAGGAAGGGGGCTGGCCCTCACTCCGAACGCATGTCATGGCACACGACCCGAACCAGATGATTCGCCGAATGCTCGACGAGCTTGGTCGAGGCATTCGTCGGCCGACCCAGATCACCGTGGGCGGCTCATCCGCCCTGCTGTTGTCGAAGCTCCTGGTTCGTTCGACTGAGGATGTCGACGTCGTCGACGAACTTCCCGAAGCCATCCGAACCGAGTACGACCTCCTCGATCGACTTGCCGACGAGTACAAAATCCGCATGACGCATTTCGCTTCGCACTATTTGCCCGACTGCTGGGCGAATCGCGTTCAAAGCCTTGGCGTCTTCCGGAAACTCAGTGTGCGCATCGTCGATCCCCTTGATGTGTTGACCGGCAAGTTCTTCACCCGACGCGACAAGGACTTTGCCGACATCAAGGCGTGCTGGGACAAGATCGACCAGCAGCGACTGCGTAACCGGCTTGCAACATCGACCGCGTCGTATCGCGAAAATGAAGAACTGACTTCCCGGGCAACCGATCGGTGGGCCATCCTCACCGGCGAGGAATCCCTACCTGGCTGA